GTGGCGCCAAGGCATACTCGCTCTACATCAACCCCGGCAACAGCTACTGGCGCGACGGGCACCTCACCGGCGTGCCGACCGGCGCGGCACCCGAGGGCATGTACATGGTGACCAGCGGGACCCACGTCAACAGCGGCTGCTGCTTCGACTACGGCAACAGCGAGACGACCCGGAAGGCCGACGCCGCCGGGGCGATGGACGCCATCAACTTCGGCAAGCAGTGCTGGTTCGGTGGCTGCTCCGGCAGCGGACCCTGGGTGCAGGCCGACCTCGAATGGGGTCTCTTCCCGGGCGGCAGCAGCTCCTGGAACCCGAACCAACGCGCGTTCACCAGCAAGTTCGTCACCGCGACGCTCAAGAACAACGGCACGTCCCGCTTCGCCATCAAGGGCAGTGACGCGCAGTCCGGCAGTCTCTACACGCTGTGGGACGGCTCGCTCCCGCCGGGATACAGCCCGATGAAGAAGCAGGGCGCGATCATCCTGGGCAGCGGCGGTGACTGCTGCAAGCCCGACGGCGGCGCCAACCTGAGCGCCGGCACCTTCTACGAGGGGGCGATGGTCGCCGGCTATCCGTCCGACGCGACCGAGAGCGCCGTGCAGGCCAACGTGGTGACCGCCGGTTACCGCTGATCCTGGCGACGCCCGAACGAGGCGTGCGCCGGTCACCACCTCGTGGGTGACCGGCGCACGCTCGCGTGGACGTCGACCCGGTCTCAGGCAACCGTGCAGGACGCGCCGTTGAGGTGAACGAGGACGGTCGTCGGCCGACGACTGTGAGCGATAACAGCGTTGCCGTCCGGTGCGGCCCCGGTGGCAGGGCGGTGCTGCTCGTCGGCTGGTCGTCCGGCGCCTGAGCACGGTCGCTCTGGGCGGTTGGTACCGGGCGAAACGTGGCGTACCGGAAGATCGGCGTGAACGGCCCGTTACGTCTTGACGAACGGCATGTTATCGCTCACTCTCGATATAGAGGACGGTCGCTCCCGCAGCTCACCGGGCGAGCCGCGCGGGGCCGTACCTCCGATCACGACGTCCTCCAGGGCATGCGGACGTCATCTCGGGACCCGGCAGTTGCCGGCGACAGCCCTCTCGGACCGCGTGTGCTGATGCCGGGCGGCCAGGATGACCGTCCCGACCAGTTGTCCCGAGCGAAGTGGCACATCACCACCACCGATGCAACCACTGAAAAGGAACGACATGAAACCCATGAGAACGATGTTGGCTGCGGCGACCATGGTCGCCGCCCTCGCCACTGGTATGACGGTGGCGCTGACTCCCGCAGCCGGTGCTGGCACGACCTTGAAGGCGGCCGCAGCCGAGAAGGGCCGCTATTTCGGGGCAGCCGTCGCGACGGGCAAGTTGTCCACCAGCGCCTACACGACCATTTTGAACCGCGAGTTCAACAGTGTCGTGCCTGAGAACGAGATGAAGTGGGACGCCACCGAGCCGCAGCAGGGTCGGTTCAGCTATACCGGTGGTGATCGTCTGGTCAGTCACGCGCAGGCCAATGGCATGAGTGTGCGCGGTCATGCGTTGTTGTGGCACGCGCAGCAGCCGGGTTGGGCGCAGGGGATGTCGGGTACCGCGTTGCGTAACGCGGCGATCAACCATGTCACGCAGGTGGCCACCCATTTCCGGGGCAAGATCTATGCCTGGGATGTGGTGAACGAGGCGTTCGCTGACGGTGGTAGCGGTGGGCGTCGTGACTCGAACCTGCAGCGCACCGGTAATGACTGGATCGAGGCGGCGTTCCGGGCGGCGCGGGCGGCGGATCCGGGTGCGAAGTTGTGTTACAACGACTACAACACCGACGGGATCAACGCGAAGTCGACGGGCATCTACAACATGGTGCGGGACTTCCGGTCTCGTGGGGTGCCGATCGACTGTGTGGGTTTCCAGTCGCACCTGGGCACGTCGTTGGCCGGTGACTACCAGGCCAATCTGCAGCGTTTCGCCGATCTCGGTGTGGATGTGCAGATCACCGAGCTCGACGTGATGACCGGCGGTAACCAGGCCAACATCTTCGGCTCGGTCACCCGCGCCTGCCTGGCCGTCTCGCGCTGCACCGGCATCACCACGTGGGGTGTACGGGACTGTGACTCCTGGCGCGGGTCCGACAATGCCCTGCTCTTCGACTGCAACGGCAACAAGAAGGCCGCGTACACCGCCGTCCTGGACGCTCTGAACGGCGGCTCGACCCCGCCCACCACGCCCCCGCCGGGCTCCGGGGTGGACACCAGCGCCTGGTACGTGTTGCTGAACCGGAACAGCGGCAAGGCGCTGGACGTGTACGCCTCGGCCACCAACGACGGGGCGCGGATCAGTCAGTGGACGCGCAACAACGGCGTCAACCAGCAGTGGCAGTTCGTCGACTCGGGAAGTGGCTACTACCGGGTGAAGGCCCGCAACTCCAGCAAGGTGCTCGACGTCAGCAACTTCTCCACCGCCGACGGCGGCGCGATCGTGCAGTGGTCCGACCTCAACGGCACGAACCAGCAGTTCCGACTCGCGAATTCGGCTGATGGCTACGTGCGCCTGATCAACCGCAACAGCAACAAGGCCGTGGAGGTGCAGGGCGCGTCCACCGCCGACGGTGGAAACGTCGTGCAGTACGCCGACTGGGGCGGCACCAACCAGCAGTGGCAACTGGTTCGGATCGGCTGACGACCGGACCGTACCCACCATCCTGGACACCGCTCGACGACGTGTCGCCGGAAGGTGGTGGGGATGGCGGCCCGCCCCGATGGGGCGGGCCGCCGCGACTGTCAGGGTGCCCGCACCTCGCCCGCCCCAACAGCCCGATCGTGCCGACACCACCACCGGGACGCCGGCACGCACGCCAGGGCACGCGCGGGCTCTGCTCGTGGGTGACCCCGATCGAAGGAGTGGACCATGAAACCCATCGGTGCGGCTCGTCCCGCCTCCCCAGCAAGACGTCGCTGGCGGTCAGGGTTGGCTGCGGCGGCGGCCGCGGTCCTGGCAGCCGGCATGCTCGTCGCGGTCAACGCGGCGCCGGCGTCGGCAGCGACCGTGGACACCAACGCCTGGTACGCCCTGGTCAACCGGAACAGTGGCAAGGCGTTGGACCTGTACGCCTCGGCCACCAACGACGGCGCACGGATCAGCCAGTGGACGCGCAACAACGGCGCCAACCAGCAGTGGCAGTTCGTGGATTCCGGGGGTGGCTACTACCGGATCAAGTCCCGGCACTCGGGCAAGGTGCTCGACGTCAGCAACTTCTCCACCGCTGACGGCGGCGCGATCGTGCAATGGTCCGACCTCAACGGGACGAACCAGCAGTTCCGGCTGGCCGACTCGGACGGTGGCCACGTCCGGCTGATCAACCGCAACAGCAACAAGGCCGTCGAGGTGCAGGGCGCGTCCACCGCCGACGGTGGAAACGTCGTGCAGTACGCCGACTGGGGCGGCACCAACCAGCAGTGGCAACTCGTTCCCGTCGGCGGCGGCAACCCACCGCCCTCGGGTGGTAGCGGGTGCGGCAAGGCGCCGACGCTGTCCAGCGGCACGCACACGATCCAGAGCAACGGCAAGAGTCGCAC
The nucleotide sequence above comes from Micromonospora luteifusca. Encoded proteins:
- a CDS encoding endo-1,4-beta-xylanase gives rise to the protein MKPMRTMLAAATMVAALATGMTVALTPAAGAGTTLKAAAAEKGRYFGAAVATGKLSTSAYTTILNREFNSVVPENEMKWDATEPQQGRFSYTGGDRLVSHAQANGMSVRGHALLWHAQQPGWAQGMSGTALRNAAINHVTQVATHFRGKIYAWDVVNEAFADGGSGGRRDSNLQRTGNDWIEAAFRAARAADPGAKLCYNDYNTDGINAKSTGIYNMVRDFRSRGVPIDCVGFQSHLGTSLAGDYQANLQRFADLGVDVQITELDVMTGGNQANIFGSVTRACLAVSRCTGITTWGVRDCDSWRGSDNALLFDCNGNKKAAYTAVLDALNGGSTPPTTPPPGSGVDTSAWYVLLNRNSGKALDVYASATNDGARISQWTRNNGVNQQWQFVDSGSGYYRVKARNSSKVLDVSNFSTADGGAIVQWSDLNGTNQQFRLANSADGYVRLINRNSNKAVEVQGASTADGGNVVQYADWGGTNQQWQLVRIG